A part of Larkinella insperata genomic DNA contains:
- a CDS encoding SDR family oxidoreductase translates to MQQQDPRHQYPAPPYQQEPQDHPGSDQQMTPKADHGETSYKGSGRLAGRTALITGADSGIGRAVALTFAREGANVLIAYLSEDKDAQETVRLVEESGQKAIAVGGDIQDEAHCQALVKRAVDEFGQLDILVNNAAFQMNHSSIAELSSEEFDRTFRTNVYAMFYLCKAALPLMKPGGSIINTTSIQAYMPEPMLLAYAATKAAIANFTKALAKEAIEKGIRVNAVAPGPVWTPLIPSTMPEDKTKTFGEDTLFGRAAQPIELAPIYVLLASQEGSYITGEIYGATGGRPIA, encoded by the coding sequence ATGCAACAACAGGACCCACGCCACCAGTACCCGGCACCTCCCTACCAACAGGAACCCCAGGACCACCCCGGTTCTGATCAGCAAATGACGCCCAAAGCCGATCACGGTGAAACGTCGTACAAAGGCAGCGGCCGCCTGGCGGGCCGGACGGCCCTCATTACCGGCGCAGACAGCGGTATTGGCCGGGCCGTTGCGCTGACGTTTGCGCGGGAAGGAGCCAATGTGCTGATTGCCTACCTCAGCGAAGACAAAGATGCGCAGGAAACGGTGCGGCTGGTGGAAGAAAGCGGTCAGAAGGCCATTGCCGTCGGGGGTGATATTCAGGACGAAGCCCACTGTCAGGCGCTGGTGAAACGGGCCGTGGATGAATTTGGCCAACTGGATATTTTAGTAAACAACGCGGCTTTCCAGATGAACCATTCGTCGATTGCCGAGCTTTCGTCCGAAGAGTTTGACCGGACGTTTCGCACCAACGTCTACGCCATGTTCTACCTCTGCAAGGCCGCCCTGCCGCTGATGAAACCGGGAGGATCGATCATCAACACCACGTCGATTCAGGCCTACATGCCCGAGCCGATGCTGCTGGCGTATGCCGCCACCAAAGCCGCCATCGCCAACTTCACGAAGGCCCTGGCCAAAGAAGCCATCGAAAAGGGCATCCGGGTCAACGCCGTGGCTCCCGGTCCGGTCTGGACTCCGTTGATTCCGTCGACGATGCCGGAGGATAAAACCAAAACCTTCGGTGAGGACACGTTGTTTGGCCGGGCGGCTCAACCCATTGAGCTGGCGCCCATTTATGTCTTATTGGCTTCTCAGGAAGGCAGTTACATTACCGGCGAGATTTACGGCGCCACCGGTGGGCGACCCATCGCCTAA
- a CDS encoding FAD-dependent oxidoreductase, with protein sequence MNTDQNTGARTSGAHLTFWIDTVDPIQFSPLQQDRQADVVVVGAGISGLSVAYTLAKAGRKVIVLEDGFVGSGETGRTTAHLSNALDDSYTEIEHYHGEEGARMAAESHTEAINFIERTVQEENIDCEFERLNGYLFLHPTDQPETLNQEFAAARRAGIDLHRQAQVPGFAKEEGQCLQFPNQAQFHPMKYLKGLTDAFVRLGGEIFTETRVKEVREDGVKTDQYTVKATDIVVATNTPINDIFTMHTKQWPYRTYVVGVKIPKDSVPAALWWDTGDQQSEWVSQPYTYVRLQRLDAENDLVICGGHDHKTGQADEENVPETDRYQLLIDWVRAHFPMATEVAYRWSGQVMEPLDAMAYIGKNPGNDHIYIVTGDSGNGMTHGTIAGLLIPDLILGRENPWAKLYDPARISLKVTGDYLKETGNFTKQLADYFMASQVDDVNDLSNGQGAILNSGLQKVAAYRDEQGELHTHSAICPHLGCVVQWNPDEKSFDCPCHGSRFTGKGVVVNGPAASDLKPVTVSAKSGKDGQ encoded by the coding sequence ATGAACACTGACCAAAACACGGGCGCCCGAACGTCGGGCGCGCACCTGACCTTTTGGATCGACACCGTTGATCCGATTCAATTTTCACCTTTACAACAGGACCGCCAGGCCGATGTGGTCGTGGTGGGCGCCGGCATCTCCGGTTTATCCGTAGCGTATACGCTGGCCAAAGCGGGCAGGAAAGTTATTGTGCTGGAAGATGGCTTCGTGGGTAGCGGAGAAACCGGACGCACCACGGCCCATTTGTCGAATGCGCTGGATGATAGCTACACCGAGATTGAACACTACCACGGGGAAGAAGGAGCCCGCATGGCCGCCGAAAGCCACACTGAAGCCATCAACTTCATCGAGCGGACGGTGCAGGAAGAAAACATCGACTGCGAGTTTGAACGCCTGAACGGCTACCTGTTTCTCCACCCGACCGACCAGCCGGAGACGCTGAACCAGGAGTTTGCGGCTGCCCGCCGGGCCGGTATCGACCTCCACCGGCAGGCACAGGTACCCGGCTTTGCCAAAGAGGAAGGCCAATGCCTGCAATTTCCGAATCAGGCGCAGTTTCACCCCATGAAGTACCTCAAAGGCTTGACGGACGCTTTCGTCCGGCTGGGCGGGGAGATTTTTACCGAAACGCGGGTGAAAGAAGTACGGGAAGACGGGGTCAAAACGGACCAGTATACCGTCAAGGCGACCGACATTGTGGTGGCGACCAACACGCCGATCAACGATATTTTCACGATGCACACCAAACAGTGGCCGTACCGGACCTACGTGGTGGGCGTCAAGATTCCGAAAGACAGTGTTCCGGCGGCTTTGTGGTGGGACACCGGCGACCAGCAATCCGAATGGGTAAGCCAGCCGTATACGTACGTCCGGCTGCAACGGCTGGATGCGGAAAATGACCTGGTGATCTGCGGGGGGCACGACCACAAAACTGGTCAGGCCGACGAAGAAAATGTGCCGGAAACGGACCGCTACCAATTGCTCATCGACTGGGTTCGTGCCCATTTTCCGATGGCAACGGAGGTGGCCTATCGCTGGTCGGGGCAGGTGATGGAACCGCTGGATGCGATGGCTTACATCGGCAAGAATCCGGGCAACGACCACATCTACATCGTCACCGGCGATTCGGGCAACGGCATGACACACGGCACCATTGCCGGTTTGCTCATTCCGGACCTGATTCTGGGCCGGGAGAACCCCTGGGCCAAACTCTACGATCCGGCGCGCATCTCGTTGAAAGTCACCGGTGATTACCTGAAAGAAACCGGTAACTTCACCAAGCAACTGGCCGATTACTTTATGGCTAGCCAGGTGGATGATGTAAACGACCTGTCCAACGGGCAGGGCGCCATTCTAAATTCAGGCTTGCAGAAAGTTGCCGCTTACCGCGACGAACAGGGTGAACTCCACACCCACTCGGCCATCTGCCCGCACCTGGGCTGCGTGGTGCAGTGGAACCCCGACGAAAAATCGTTTGACTGCCCCTGCCACGGCTCGCGGTTTACGGGCAAAGGCGTGGTGGTCAATGGCCCGGCCGCCAGCGATTTAAAACCCGTAACGGTCAGCGCCAAGTCCGGCAAGGACGGCCAGTAA